From the Vibrio alginolyticus NBRC 15630 = ATCC 17749 genome, one window contains:
- the trpS gene encoding tryptophan--tRNA ligase — protein sequence MNTHKNTSQREIILTGDRATGPLHLGHYIGSLQQRVKLQTEHEQTSLVADMQGLTDNAHNPSKVSSNILNVVADYLAVGINPAQTTITLQSQIPALAELTMYYSNLVSIARLERNPTVKNEIQSKGFERSIPAGFLTYPISQAADITGFHATLVPVGDDQLPMLEQTNEIVRKINHLGGKEVLRECRPLLSDAPRLPSTDGKNKMSKSMGNAINLGTSEKEISAAVKSMYTDPNHLKIEDPGQVEGNIVFIYLDAFHPDKNYVEQLKDHYRRGGLGDGLTKKVLEECLQEMLRPIREKSAMYLNDKAQLIDILKQGSERSREKTEKVLFDVKDVFGLNLF from the coding sequence ATGAATACCCATAAAAATACATCTCAGCGTGAAATTATACTTACCGGAGATCGAGCAACAGGTCCATTACACCTCGGGCACTATATTGGTTCATTGCAACAACGAGTCAAATTGCAAACGGAGCACGAGCAAACGAGCTTGGTTGCGGACATGCAAGGGCTGACGGATAACGCGCATAACCCATCAAAGGTATCCTCTAATATTCTCAATGTCGTTGCAGATTATTTGGCTGTTGGTATCAACCCCGCTCAAACTACGATCACGTTGCAGTCTCAAATTCCAGCGTTAGCCGAGTTGACAATGTATTACAGTAATCTTGTTTCTATCGCACGATTAGAGCGAAACCCCACGGTTAAAAATGAGATTCAAAGTAAAGGCTTTGAACGCTCTATTCCCGCAGGCTTTTTAACGTATCCAATTTCTCAAGCTGCTGATATTACGGGGTTTCATGCGACGCTAGTACCAGTGGGTGATGACCAGCTGCCGATGTTAGAGCAAACTAATGAAATCGTGAGAAAAATAAACCACCTGGGTGGAAAAGAGGTTCTTAGGGAATGCCGTCCATTACTTAGTGATGCACCTCGTTTGCCGAGTACTGATGGCAAAAATAAGATGTCTAAAAGCATGGGGAATGCAATCAACCTAGGGACGTCTGAAAAGGAGATTTCTGCGGCGGTGAAATCTATGTATACCGATCCCAATCATCTGAAAATTGAGGACCCTGGCCAAGTCGAAGGGAATATTGTATTCATCTACCTCGATGCTTTTCATCCTGATAAAAATTATGTCGAACAGCTAAAAGACCATTATCGACGAGGTGGGTTAGGTGATGGTTTGACCAAGAAAGTGTTAGAAGAATGCTTACAAGAGATGCTTCGCCCTATTCGAGAAAAGAGCGCTATGTATTTGAATGATAAAGCGCAGCTGATTGATATTTTAAAACAAGGTAGTGAGCGTTCTCGCGAGAAAACCGAAAAAGTGCTATTTGATGTGAAAGATGTATTTGGTTTAAATTTGTTCTGA